In the genome of Sardina pilchardus chromosome 17, fSarPil1.1, whole genome shotgun sequence, the window TGAACTGGAAAAAGCTGAGGGTCACCTATGGACATCTGAAgttaagcacacatacagtacactagtcacacacacacacacacacacacacacacacacacacacacacacacacactgctttacaCAGGAGAAAGGATGCTGGCTTGAGGTAGCCATTTCAgtagtgagttgtgtgtgtgcctatatgcATAAATTGTAGATTGTCGGTCGCTACCAGCTTTATTTTGGTAATTTtatctcccccactctctctctctctctctctctctctctctctctctctctctctctctctctctctctctctctctctctctctacgagaGGAAatattgtgtacacacactgatggGTCTACAGTACATCAACAGATCTCCAAaggagtggcaacagctctgagtgtttgagaaggatcactatcactggtttgctaaattacaCTCTGGCAAAGTTTCTGTTAAGAACAGACCTGTATCTGTCTTCTAATTAGTCCACCTTAAGTGTTGTGATGAGTTGTGTCCTGCCTGTGAATGGAGCAagatccttctctctctctctctctctctctctctctctctctctctctctctcaattcaattcaattcaattcaaatagctttattggcatgaatgtaaaatgttacaatattgccaaagcattcaatacaatagttatacagataataataatatatatatatattattatatatatatatatatatatatataataaacaataacagaaataatgataatacagataatgataataatagtaataatgataacaatactgataataataataataatgatgatggtaATGAAGTAATATCAggctgaataataataataaaaaaatgataataataatttaaaaaaataaataaaagaaaaattaaatgaaaaagtagcaaaaaaaaaagaaagaaaagaaaaagaaaaagaatagagggagaaaagagtCTATTAATTACTATGTTATTGATCATGAGACATGGGCTGTTTTctgagggctctctctctctcattcaggtAGTGTGTTCTGATGAGTTGTGTCCTGCCTCTGAATGGAGCAagatccttctctctctctctctctctctctctctctctctctctctctctctctctctctctcttcataaaTCCATAAAAGATGCTGAGCTGTGCAAATGAGCATGCAAAGGAGTTGGCAGAACAAATAAAGCTGTACCTGCGATGTGAAGATTAAGACATATTTGTGCAACAGCtaattgtctctctctgtgtgtgtgtgtgtgtgtgtgtgtgtgtgtgtgtgtgtgtgtgtaggtgtgtcctGAGTACAGCCCTCCTGCAGTGTAACGTCATCAGTATACAGATAACAGCAGCAGTTCAAAGGTCAGTATGAGCCGGGTCTAAGATGAAAAGGTCCACTGTAGCATCCACTGTCTtcatttacacactcacacactcgtataggctcacgtgcacacacacacatacacacacacacacacgcacaccccccgGAGGCTTTTGCTGGACAGCTAAACGGCGGTGGACACTCGTCCGAAcacctgacacactcacacacacaggtatgtgtTCCTCTGCGCTGATCGCACGTGTGTTCAGCTCCCGAACCCttctgtgtgtttagtgtgtgctgACGCTTTAAATGATCTTTGTGATCACggacctttctgtgtgtgtgtgtgtgtgtgtgtgctgacgttAGTTCTATCAGGTTTAAATGTTCTTTGTGATCACGGACCTGAAGGGAAGAGGGCAGCAGCGTGTTCCACATGagagcaaactcacacacacactcacacacactcacacacacacacacacacaactgagcgCTTAATGTGATGTTTCATTCAGCAGAGCCACAGTCCCACTCTtatctgtgtgtacacactctgTTTTAACCCCACTGGCTTGGCATGAGTCCAGTGTGTTATCGTCTGAGCTGGTGGTCCAGCACGGAAATGTCTTCCGGTCTGCTGCTAAACAGTTGACCGGCTGTTTGAGCAGTCTGTGTTGcagtgaagcagacattgtgtgtgtgtgtgtgtgtgtttgagcagccTGTGTTGCCGTGAAGCAGACATCTTTAGCAGTTGGTCCATCTAATGCGAGAGAAGCAGCAACCTTTGCTGTAATAAGTCATTTGATTCAGATACTAAGATAATGTCATAGCTTTTGAAATGTTGACTTTGATATCTTCATTTTGATCAGCTTCCTGAAACCCATATAAGCAAAGATCAGTTGCGTGAgagatgtttttgtgtgtaagtgtgtgtgtgtgtgtgtgtgtgtgtgtgtgtgtgtgtgtgttgtgagaaaCACCAGTGTCTACTCTTATCCAATAGAGCAGAAATGACCACTGAGCTCTGATGTTAAAgccacactaaagcacttttcctctgttgcacacacacacacacgctttgtgTATCCACcaaacagacaaggtagagcatgtgcatgattttatgacagtatgatgtattgcgacatcgaagcaagtcacaTTTGTGGCTTCTTAGGTCTCATTTCAGCGAAccacaggtacgctacccgatctggtgaAGTTACATAGCGCGGTTATAGCTGAGTTATAGCCGCGGAGTCAATACAGATGtgcctgttacgagttgatgaaccgctgaaatgattttggaaacattatgttaaggtacggaaaactctttagtgttgctttaaaggagtTTGGCCTGCAGGATGAGACAACGTGttcagatagtgtgtgtgtgtgtgtgtgtgtgtgtgtgtgtgtgtgtgtgtgtgtgtgtgtgtgtgtgtgtgtgtgtgtgtgtgtgtgtgtgtgtgtgtgtgtgtgtgtgtgtgtgtgtgtgtgtgtgtgtgtgtgtgtgtgtgtgtgtgtgtgtgtgtgtgtgtgtgtgtgtgtgtgcatgctatttGTGGCCAAGGTCAATCCAATTAAGATACTAACTGATATTACCCACTACAGTGTGCTGATAACAGCGTTGGTGTAGTCAGTTTGAAACTAACGTTCTGCTTTGAGTCTGTGCTGGTCTTTTCCCATCATTAATGCTGTGCTGagctacacacgcacgcacgcacgcacgcacgcacgcacacacgcacacgcacacgcacacgcacacgcacacgcacactgtgcTGAGCTATTTATTTAATTCCCTACAGGGTCACTGTGACATGAAGCACATCAACTTTGCCTTTCTGTTTGCCTCTCGCTTtctcattgtgtttgtgtgtgtgtgtgtgtgggagagagagagagagagagagagagagagagagagagaaagcttgtTTATCTACAAACCAAAGGGCAACAGTTCCACTGACAAGAGCAAGAGATTTAAGGGGACAcccaagatgtgtgtgtgtgtgtgtgtgtgcgtgcgtgcgtgcgtgcgtgcgtgcgtgcgtgcgtgcgtgcgtgcgtgtgtgtgtgtgcataatgcatggtactgtatatggcccaatcccaatgtcagccctaaagactaagaactaaagactcacagacttaattgatctcaggtgctaagtgagtgagtgtgtgaggccacataggctcagataggtatttgggattgggacagcacttcacgagatcacatgtaccttggcgatgtttactaagacgttgctaacatttgcaccatgcacgtgtgtcgtgcgtgctgttgtttaccttcatttccggatttttctatgatctccgcggtaaacgtcacaacactttgaactgtgggtaattcccttaggttaagtctgcaccgatgcagactcacggaaagggctcggtaagtctgtactcaagccctcccgcccgttgtaattcgacattgggacagccctaaacccttacgaatttcgcgagaacgcgcaccaaagtctgtgagttcgtgagtccggacattgggattgggcctataTGTGTGCTTCAAAACATCACCAGGAATTCCCTCCTGATGTCCACTCTAGTGCTGGGGCAGGTGCTGCTGCTCTAGATGATGTCCATGGATTctgattcatgtgtgtgtgtgtgtgtgtgtgtgtgtgtgtgtgtgtgtgtgtgtgtgtgtgtatgttgttccCAGGCGTGACCTGATGGAGGCGCTGTTGTCCTTCCTGTTGACCCCTCTGAGCACCACAGGGCTGGTGACGGTCCTCGCCCTGTTTGGGGCCGCCCTCCTCTACCTCAACACCAGACCCACCCCCATACGGCCCCCCATAGACCTGCACCACCAGACCATAGgcatcaaggtacacacacacacacacacacacacacacacacacacacacacacaccagacccacacacacacacacacacacacaccagacccacCCCCATACGGCCCCCCATAGACCTCAACCACCAGACCATAGgcatcaaggtacacacacacacacacacacacacacacacacacacacacacacacacacaccagacccacccccatacacacacacacacacacacacacaccagacccacCCCCATACGGCCCCCCATAGACCTGCACCACCAGACCATAGGGATcaaggtacacgcacacacacacacacacacacacacacacacacacacacacacacacacacacacacacaaagacacacagcaggcccacatcaggcctctctctctctctctttctctctctttctctctctctctcattgtctctctctctctctctctgtctctctctctctcattcaaattcaaattcaaattcaaaagcaTTTGtcatgctttattggcatgacaaatgaaaacttgtattgccaaagcaattggtaCATCTAAAGGTAAGACATAACAacaatatacatatacatatattttaaaCTGATATAGACATCTATGTAAACATACTACTTCACTGAGATTTGTGAACAATAGTAAAGcactacattctctctctctctctctctctctctctctctgtctcattgtctctctctcattcagcaggccagagcagctgtgtgtgtgtgtgtgtgtgtgtgtgtgtgtgtgtgtgtgtgtgtgtgtacgtaccttctgtgtgtttctctctctttctctgttttgttCTCTCGTCCCATTGactatgtatctctctctctcccaacacaTCATTTCATTAGTATACTgtaatgtcaaacacacacacacacacacacacacactctctctctctttctttctctctgtctctctctctaattgaGCACACCATAGGCATCATGGTATTTCAGCAACAACACTATCtgtacctttctctctctttctctctctctttcaatccctctctctttctcttttctctctctctctctctctctcgttgaatccctctctctttcaatccctctctttctcttttttttgttctcttgtCCCATTGACTTCATAtgtgtatctccctctctctttctctctcacactctctctctctctctcactctctctctcatcattttTATCAGTATAGCGTAATGTGAACATCCCGACATCAGTCCTCCCGTGTGTGAGGTCAGGGTAGAGGTGAGAGGTTAAAGGTGAGAGGTTAAAGGTGAGAGCAGAGCCTGATGACCCCGTGCTGTTTACAGGATGGAGCGCGGAAAAGTGCCCTGATGAAGGACGACAGCCTGGTGTCCTTCCACTACGACGACACCCTCACCCTCTACGACGCCTTCCAGAAGGGCAAACAGGTGTCAGGTGAGAGACTctgacgtgtgcgtgtgtgtgtgtgtgtgtgtgtgtgtgtgtgtgtgtgacgtgagcAAGGCTGTGATCCAGTAGATTAATAGAGCAGTAGAGTGGTAAAGCTCTGCCCAGTGCCCAGCCTAGCATGTCTCTCTCAGGGACCCCACAGTGAAGCTAATACCAGCGCGAGCACTCTGGCTATAGGAGTAGTCTACTCTGAGTGACTAAAGCTAGCACTCTGTATAGCAGTGAAGCTAATACCTGCGCTAGCCCTGGCTATAGGAGTAGTCTACTCTGAGTGACTAAAGCTAGCACTCTGTATAGCAGTGAAGCTAATACCTGCGCTAGCACTCTGGCTATAGGAGTAGTCTACTCTGAGGGACTAAAGCTAGCACTCTGACTATAGCAGTGAAGCTAATACCTGCGCTAGCACTCTGGCTATAGGAGTAGTCTACTCTGAGTGACTAAAGCTAGCAGTCTGACTATAGCAGTGAAGCTAATCCCTGCGCTAGCACTCTGGCTATAGCAGTGAAGCTAATACCTGCGCTAGCACTCTGACTGtagcagtagcctactctgaGTGGCTAAAGCTAGCGCTCTGACTAtagcagtaggctactctgAGTGACTATGGTTAGCGCTTTGAGTGGCGGTGCTAAGGCTAGTGCTCTGATTGATTGACTGTGCTAAGGCTAATGCTCTGATTGATTGACTGTGCTAAGGCTAGTGCTGTGACTGTATCAGTATTCTTTGAGTGATTGTTAAGGCTAGCTCTCTGAGTGACTGTGCTAATAGGCTAGCTCTCTGAATAGATGTGCTAAGGCTAGCTTTCTGAGTGACTGTGCTAAAGTTAGCGCTCTAAGTGACTGTGCTAATAGGCTAGCACTCTGATTGATTGACTGTGTTAAGGCTAGCGCTCTGATTGACTGTGCTAATAGGCTAGCTCTCTGAATAGATGTGTTAAGGCTAGCTCTCTGAGTGACTGTGCTAATAGGCTAGCTCTCTGAATAGATGTGTTAAGGCTAGCTCTCTGAGTGGCTGTGCTAAGGCTAGCTTTCTGAGTGACTGTGCTAAAGTTAGCGCTCTAAGTGACTGTGCTAATAGGCTAGCACTCTGATTGATTGACTGTGTTAAGGCTAGCGCTCTGATTGACTGTGCTAAGGCTAGCACTCCAAGTGACTGTGCTAAAGTTAGCGCTCTAAGAAACTGTGCTAATTGGCTATCGCTCCAAGTGACAGGCGAGCGCTCTGTGctaatactgcgttcatgcagcccggaacctcggaggacccgcctttaaaaagtcccgacctccgaaaaaagtgtgttcatgagatcagttcggaaaataaatacaggaaacgcataaatacgttattacaactgcttagtatggttgagcaagaaggaaaatgtcttgggcgagtgtttctatctgtgttgttaatttagtgacaaattaccttgcctattcgtaatgacagtgaaatgcacctcgtgttgttgcaagggaggccgtcgtggttggagaatatgatagtgacgtcaaatcggacacctcggggcacaaaacttccgcacgagtctccgagcaaaaaatctaacccgacctagcgttcatgtcatttttccgctatcggaggtcagaaatttccaaaggtccgaggtgcatgaacgcactattAGGTTGCACTCTGAATAGTACTTCCTGTTTGTCTCCTGCAGGAAATGGACCATGTCTCGGCTGGAGGACCAAAGGGAAGCCTTACCAGTGGCTCAAATACAAACAGGTCGGATATTCTCATCActcaatgtacacacacacacacacacacacacacaaccacacaatcaCTCATATCATAGTCACACACCtcaccataccacacacacacaaacaaacacaaccactcatatcatactcacacaccgctctacactacacacacacacacacacacacacactactacacaatcactcatatcatactcacacactgcactacactacacatacacacacacacacacacacacaactactcaTATCCCACACATACAACTACTCATATCATACTCACACAccgcactacactacacacacacagcttctcagTACATTACTACATTTGAACAGCAAAGAATTCCCACTTGACACTTGAAGACGTATTTCTTTAgtaagacaggaagtgatgtaatGGTTGTGCCCCCTCAGGTGTCGGACCGTGCGGAGCACCTGGGTTCCGGTCTCCTGCACCGCGGCCTGAAGCCCCAACCGGACCAGTTCATCGGCATCTTCGCCCAGAACCGACCCGAGGTGAGCCTGGCCTCTccggccacaacacacactcaacacacactcatgaacacacactcgccggccacaacacacactcaacgcacactcaacacacactcatcaacacacactcaacgcacactcaacacacactcatcaacacacactctagagctgatcaacacacactcttaatgaTCTGTGTGTTACTAGGTAACCAGCAATGATGGGTGTACTATCAGAGATGATAGTATCACTGATCTGTGTGttagtagagtgtgtgtgtgtgtgtgtgtgtgtgtgtgtgtgcatgtgcacgtgttACTATAAAGAGGGTTTGGCCTGATTAACTTTCCTTAATGTCTGTGAGATTAACCCTgctgtaccgtgtgtgtgtgtgtgtgtgtgtgtgtgtgtgtgtgtgtgtgtgtgtcccagtggaTCATCGGTGAGCAGGCCTGCTACACATACTCCATGGTGGCCGTACCGCTCTACGACACACTCGGCCCAGAAGCACTCGTCTACATCATTaacagaggtaacacacacacacacacacacacacacacacacacacacacactcacacacacacacacacacacacacacacacacacacacacactcatacacacacacacacacacacacggcccagaGGCACTCGTCTACATCATTAACAGAGGTAATTAAATCAGTTGCTAATTAGAGATGTGTgagtaacacagacacacacacatccacacacagagcaccGAGTTCAcatacagagcacacacacacacacacacaggggacagagttcacacacagagcacacacacacacacagagcacagagttCACATacagagcgcgcacacacacacacacatacacagagcatggagtacacatacagagcacacacacacatacacacacacacaaacacacacacacacacacacacacacacacacacacacagagcatggagtacacacacagatcacacacacacacacacacacagcatagagtgcacacacagagcacacacacacacacacacacaaacacacacacacacacacatacacacagagcatgGAGTACAcatactatgcacacacacacacacacacacacaccaaacatagttttatataaaaaaagttTGCCCTGATGCGCCAGTGAGAGAATGAAGGCAAATGTGTAAAATCACTGactccttctcacacacacacacacacacacacacacacactcacacactcatgtgtttGCGTGCCCCAGCGGACATCACGGTGGTGCTGTGTGATAAGCCGGCAAATGTGTAAAATCACTGactccttctcacacacacacacacactcacacacacacacacacacacacacacacactcatgtgtttGCGTGCCCCAGCGGACATCACGGTGGTGCTGTGTGATAAGCCTGTGAAGGCGGAGACGCTGCTGGACAACTGTGAGAAGAACTTGACCCCTGACCTCAAGCTCATCGTGCTCATGGACGCCTTCGACGCCGCCCTGGTGGAGCGGGGGAGCAAGTGCAACGTGGACGTGCTCTCTATGGCAgacctggaggtgtgtgtgtgtgtgtgtgtgtgtgtgtgtgtgtgtgactgtgtaaaaGTTTTTCATTCATATGTGTGAACTGCATtaaccccatgtgtgtgtgtgtgcgtgtctgcagaAACTGGGGAGAGACAACTTGCAGAAACCAGTGGTGAGTAAGCTGTGCgctactgtggtgtgtgtgtgtgtgtgtgtaaggtgtgtgctgctgtggtgtgtgtgtgggtgtgtgggtgtgcatgtgtgcgtgtgtgtgcatgtgtgtaagctATGTgctactgtggtgtgtgtgtgtgtgtgtgtgtgtgtgtgtgtgtgtgtgtgtgtgtgtgtgttggagctgtgtgctgttgtggtgtgtgcataACTGATTGTGTTGTCCCTACAGCCACCCAAACCTGATGACATCAGTATTGTCTGCTTTACCAGTGGAACCACAGGTTAGTTCacacagagtgcacacacacacacacacacacacacgcgtgcgcacacacacacacacacacacacacacacacacacacacacacacacacacacacacacacacacacacacacacacacacacacacacacacacacacacacacacacacacacacacacacacacacacacacacacacacacacacatgcacactcacacaaacacacacacacttcattcaccTATTCCAATTCTAAGTTTTGAAtcctggttgtttgtttgtgtgtgtgtgtgtgtgtgtgtgtgtgtgtgtgtgcatgtgcgtgtgtgtgtgtgtgtgtgtgtgtgtgtgtgtgtgtgtgtgtgtgtgtgtgtgtgtgtgtgtgtgttctgcaggagACCCCAAGGGAGCCATGTTGACCCATGAGAATGTGTTGGCAGATGCAGCTGCTGTCATCAAGGTTCTAGAGGTACAGcccttcccaacacacacacacacacacacacacacacctcttcctcctccctttctccctctctctccatccctcaactatcctctctttctttctctccataccccctctctctcttcctccctcttgtctttctcctcttccttcacccttctttcactctctctctctccatctctctctctccatctctctctctccctctctctctctctctcttccgtgcTCTACTGAGACtctctgatgacacacacacacactggacactatGTGTGAATGCAAGCAAAGACCTTGCAGAGGAGCATTtcttcttatgtgtgtgtgtgtgtgtgtgtgtgtgtgttatgtgtgttatgtactgtatgtgtgcgtgtgtgtgtgtgtgtgtgtgtgtgtgtgtgtgtgtgtgtgtgtgtgtgtgtgtgtgtgtgtgtgtgtgagtgtgtgtgtgtgtgttatgtgtgttatgtactgtatgtgtgtgtgtgtgtgtgtgtgtgtgtgtgtgtgtgtgtgtgtgtgtgtctgtgtgtgtgtgtgtgtgtgttaatgccaGTGTGTTATCTCCACCTCTAGTCGGCCTACACCCCCAGCCCAGAGGATGTGTCCATCTCCTTCTTGCCTCTGGCCCAcatgtttgaaagagttgtacaggtacacacacacccacacacacacacacacacacacacacacacacacacacacacacacacacacacacacatacacacacacacacacacacacatacacataacacacacacataacacacacacacacacacacacacacacacacacacacacccacacacacacacacacacacacacacacacacacacacacatacacacacacacacacacacacacacacacacacacacacacacacacacacacatacacacacacacacacacacacacacacacacacacacacacacacacacacacacacacacacacacacacatacacatacacatgtaacaCACGTGGCAACACTAAGAAGTGCTATtgactgcaagtgtgtgtgtatgtgtgtttatgtgtgtgtgtgtgtgtgtgtgtgtgtgtgtgtgtgtgtgtgtgtgtgtgtgtgtgtgtgtgtcagacggtGATATTCCACGTAGGAGGACGCGTTGGCTTCTTCCAGGGGGACATCAGACTGCTGCCCGACGACATGAAGACCCTCCAGCCAACCATCTTCCCCGTAGTGCCCCGCCTGCTCAATAGGGTCTATGACaaggtatcacacacacacacacacacacacacacacacacacacacacacacacacacacgcacacacacacacacacaaccatcttcCCCGTAGTGCCCCGCCTGCTTAATAGGGTCTATGACaaggtatcacacacacacacacacacacacacacacacacacacacacacacacacacacgcacacacacacacacacaaccatcttcCCCGTAGTGCCCCGCCTGCTTAATAGGGTCTATGACaaggtatcacacacacacacacacacacacacacacacacacacacacacacaaccatcttcCCTGTAGTGCCCCGCCTGCTCAATAGGGTCTATGACaaggtatcacacacacacatacacacacacacacacacacacacacacacacacacacacacaaccatcttcCCAGTGGTCCTCCACCTGCTCAAGAGGGTCTATGACaaggtatcacacacacacacaaccatcttcCCTATAGTGCCCCGCCTGCTCAATAGGGTCTATGACaaggtatcacacacacacacacacacacacacacacacacacacacacaaccatcttgCCCGTAGTGCCACGCCTGCTCAACAGGGTCTATGATaaggtatcacacacacacacacacatacacacacacacactgagttgtgtcctgtgtgtgtgtgtgtgtgtgtgctcaggtgcAGAGTGGAGCTCAGTCTCCATTTAAGAGGTGGCTGCTGAACTTTGCTGTGGAGCGCAAGTTTGCTGAGGTCAAGCAGGGCATCATGAGGAACGACAGCATCTGGGACCGCCTCATCTTCAACaaagtgcaggtacacacacacacacacacacacacacacacacacacacacacacacaccgcctcatcTTCAACaaagtgcaggtacacacacacacacacacacacacacacacacacacacacacaccgcctcatcTTCAACaaagtgcaggtacacacacacacacacacacacacacacacacacacacacacacacacacaccgcctcatcTTCAACaaagtgcaggtacacacacacacacacacacacacacacacacacgcacacacacacaccgcctcatcTTCAACaaagtgcaggtacacacacacacacacacacacacacacacacacacaccgcctcatcTTCAACaaagtgcaggtacacacacacacacacacacacacacacacaccgcctcatcTTCAACaaagtgcaggtacacacacacacacacacacacacacacaccgcctcatcTTCAACaaagtgcaggtacacacacacacacactcacacacacacacacacatacacaccgcctCATCTTCAACaaagtgcaggtacacacacacacacacacacacacacacacacacacaccgcctcatcTTCAACaaagtgcaggtacacacacacacacacacacacacacacactcacacacacacacacacacacacacacacacacaccgcctcatcTTCAACaaagtgcaggtacacacacacacacacacacacacacacacaccgcctcatcTTCAACaaagtgcaggtacacacacacacacacacacacacacacaccgcctcatcTTCAACaaagtgcaggtacacacacacacacacacacacacacacacacacacacacacacacacacacacacaccgcctcatcTTCAACaaagtgcaggtacacacacacacacacacacacacaca includes:
- the acsl5 gene encoding long-chain-fatty-acid--CoA ligase 5, which encodes MEALLSFLLTPLSTTGLVTVLALFGAALLYLNTRPTPIRPPIDLHHQTIGIKDGARKSALMKDDSLVSFHYDDTLTLYDAFQKGKQVSGNGPCLGWRTKGKPYQWLKYKQVSDRAEHLGSGLLHRGLKPQPDQFIGIFAQNRPEWIIGEQACYTYSMVAVPLYDTLGPEALVYIINRADITVVLCDKPVKAETLLDNCEKNLTPDLKLIVLMDAFDAALVERGSKCNVDVLSMADLEKLGRDNLQKPVPPKPDDISIVCFTSGTTGDPKGAMLTHENVLADAAAVIKVLESAYTPSPEDVSISFLPLAHMFERVVQTVIFHVGGRVGFFQGDIRLLPDDMKTLQPTIFPVVPRLLNRVYDKVQSGAQSPFKRWLLNFAVERKFAEVKQGIMRNDSIWDRLIFNKVQESFGGRVRIMVTGAAPISPSVLNFLRACLGCQIFEGYGQTECTAGCTFAVPGDWTSGHVGAPIPCNVVKLVDVEEMNYFASNGEGEVCVKGKNVFVGYLKDPERTAEALDSDGWLHTGDIGKWLPSGVLRIIDRKKNIFKLAQGEYIAPEKIENVYIRSSPVAQVFVHGDSLQSCLVGIVVPDPEVLPGFAEKLGVSGSLEDLCKNQEVKKAILSDLMRLGREAGLKSFEQVKDVHVHPEQFSIENGLLTPTLKAKRADLAKLFKPQIDSLYSRLQ